The following are from one region of the Gemmatimonadales bacterium genome:
- a CDS encoding helix-turn-helix domain-containing protein: MRTSRPTDQHPGGLPPAKVRGARAELLLELKRAGSATASDLAGALNCSLNAVRHHLKELQREGAVLHDRTHHGVGAPAHTYRLSPLGHDLFPQRHASTVAFLLDQLVALEGRAVSAALVNDHVSGTAERVCAIGNAADRDRRGQQIADALDAEGYMATWEQGQDGGVLIEHNCPHRLIAERFPEICRAEEAFLGRAFGVAVTRQSQISGGCGTCTYRVSYDAAQAGGGGGS; encoded by the coding sequence ATGCGAACGTCGCGACCCACAGATCAGCACCCCGGCGGACTTCCCCCGGCGAAGGTGCGGGGTGCCCGGGCCGAGCTACTGCTGGAACTCAAGCGGGCCGGTTCAGCCACGGCATCAGATCTCGCCGGGGCGCTCAACTGTTCGCTCAATGCCGTCCGTCACCACCTCAAGGAGCTTCAGCGCGAAGGCGCGGTGCTTCACGACCGTACGCATCACGGTGTCGGCGCGCCGGCGCACACCTACCGACTGTCGCCGCTGGGGCACGACCTCTTTCCGCAGCGGCACGCCAGCACCGTCGCATTCCTGCTCGATCAGCTCGTGGCGCTCGAGGGACGCGCCGTCTCCGCTGCACTGGTCAACGACCATGTCAGCGGCACCGCCGAGCGTGTCTGCGCGATCGGCAACGCTGCTGATCGGGACCGGCGGGGGCAGCAGATCGCCGACGCCCTCGATGCCGAAGGGTACATGGCGACATGGGAGCAGGGGCAAGACGGCGGCGTGCTGATCGAGCACAATTGCCCACACCGGCTGATCGCCGAGCGATTCCCGGAAATCTGCCGGGCGGAAGAGGCGTTTCTCGGTCGTGCCTTCGGCGTCGCGGTGACCCGTCAATCGCAGATCAGCGGCGGCTGCGGCACCTGCACCTACCGGGTGAGCTACGACGCGGCACAGGCAGGGGGAGGGGGAGGATCATGA
- the sufB gene encoding Fe-S cluster assembly protein SufB codes for MTSSIESLVNREYKYGFVTDIDQETAPVGLSESTIRFISERKREPEWLLDWRLKAYRRWLEMTHEPTWANIHHEPIDYQAITYYAAPRTQKPLGSLEDVDPKLLETYAKLGIPLTEQKLLAGVAVDAIFDSVSVGTTFKATLAKAGVIFCSFGEAVQEHPDLVRKYLGSVVPASDNYFAALNSAVFSDGSFVYIPKGVRCPMELSTYFRINAANTGQFERTLIVADEGSSVSYLEGCTAPKRDENQLHAAVVELVALDDASIKYSTVQNWYAGDAEGKGGIYNFVTKRGKALDRAKISWTQVETGSAITWKYPSVILQGDDAVGEFYSVAVVNGMQQADTGTKMIHMGRNTRSTVVSKGISAGRGQNSYRGQIKILPRATGARNYTQCDSMLIGNRCGAHTFPYIDVENSSSDVEHEASTSKIGEDQIFYCKQRGMNTENAISVIVNGFCKEVFRELPMEFAVEAQKLLGISLEGSVG; via the coding sequence ATGACCTCGTCGATCGAATCACTCGTCAATCGTGAATACAAGTACGGCTTCGTCACCGACATCGACCAGGAGACCGCACCGGTCGGCCTGTCGGAGTCGACGATTCGGTTCATCTCCGAGCGCAAGCGCGAACCTGAGTGGCTCCTCGATTGGCGGCTCAAGGCATATCGGCGGTGGCTCGAGATGACCCACGAACCAACCTGGGCGAACATCCATCACGAGCCGATCGACTATCAGGCAATCACCTACTATGCCGCGCCGCGCACCCAGAAGCCGCTCGGCTCGCTGGAGGACGTCGATCCCAAGCTGCTGGAGACCTACGCCAAGCTCGGTATCCCGCTCACCGAACAGAAGCTGCTTGCCGGTGTGGCGGTCGATGCAATCTTCGATTCGGTCTCGGTCGGGACGACGTTCAAGGCAACGCTCGCCAAGGCCGGCGTGATCTTCTGCTCGTTCGGCGAGGCCGTGCAGGAACACCCCGATCTGGTTCGCAAGTATCTCGGATCGGTGGTCCCGGCGTCGGACAACTATTTCGCCGCGCTCAACTCGGCGGTCTTTTCGGATGGCTCGTTCGTGTACATCCCGAAGGGTGTCCGCTGTCCGATGGAGCTCTCGACCTATTTCCGGATCAACGCGGCGAACACCGGCCAGTTCGAGCGAACGCTGATCGTCGCCGACGAAGGGAGCTCCGTCTCCTATCTCGAAGGTTGCACGGCGCCGAAGCGCGACGAGAACCAGCTGCACGCGGCGGTGGTCGAACTCGTCGCGCTCGACGACGCGTCGATCAAGTACTCGACGGTGCAGAACTGGTACGCCGGCGACGCGGAAGGGAAGGGCGGCATCTACAACTTCGTCACCAAGCGAGGCAAGGCGCTCGATCGCGCCAAGATCTCGTGGACGCAGGTCGAGACCGGATCGGCGATCACCTGGAAGTATCCCAGCGTGATCCTGCAAGGCGACGACGCGGTGGGCGAGTTCTACTCGGTGGCGGTCGTGAACGGGATGCAGCAGGCCGATACCGGCACCAAGATGATCCACATGGGCCGCAACACGCGCAGCACGGTGGTCTCGAAGGGGATCAGCGCCGGCCGCGGCCAGAATTCGTACCGCGGTCAGATCAAGATCCTCCCCCGCGCCACCGGGGCCCGCAACTACACCCAGTGCGATTCGATGCTGATCGGCAATCGCTGCGGCGCGCACACCTTTCCGTACATCGACGTGGAGAATTCGTCGAGCGACGTCGAGCATGAAGCGAGTACGTCGAAGATCGGCGAGGACCAGATCTTCTATTGCAAGCAGCGCGGAATGAACACGGAAAACGCCATCTCGGTCATCGTGAACGGCTTCTGCAAGGAAGTCTTCCGCGAGTTGCCGATGGAGTTCGCCGTCGAAGCGCAGAAACTCCTCGGGATCAGTCTCGAGGGGAGCGTGGGTTGA
- the sufC gene encoding Fe-S cluster assembly ATPase SufC, whose product MALLEINDLHAAANGRDILRGITLAVDAGEVHAIMGPNGSGKSTLAQVLAGHPAYQVTSGTVVFNGKDLLDMEAEERAQAGLFLAFQYPVEIPGVTNAYFLRTAYNAIRKAHGLEELDPIDFYDLLEQRLRIVEWGPEIMERAVNAGFSGGEKKRNEILQMAVLEPRLAVLDETDSGLDIDALRIVAGGVNALRRPDNATLLVTHYQRLLNYIVPDQVHVLAAGQIVKSGGKELALELEERGYEWLMPEAASA is encoded by the coding sequence ATGGCGTTGCTCGAGATCAACGATCTGCATGCCGCGGCAAATGGCCGCGATATCCTCCGCGGGATCACCCTCGCGGTCGACGCCGGTGAGGTCCATGCCATCATGGGCCCCAACGGCTCCGGAAAGAGCACGCTCGCCCAGGTTCTCGCGGGGCACCCGGCATATCAGGTCACGTCCGGCACGGTGGTGTTCAACGGGAAGGACCTGCTCGACATGGAGGCCGAAGAGCGCGCTCAGGCAGGGCTCTTTCTCGCCTTCCAGTATCCGGTCGAAATCCCCGGAGTGACGAACGCCTACTTCCTGCGTACGGCGTACAACGCGATCCGGAAAGCGCACGGACTCGAAGAACTCGATCCGATCGACTTCTACGACCTCCTCGAACAGCGGCTCCGCATCGTCGAATGGGGCCCGGAAATCATGGAGCGTGCGGTCAACGCCGGGTTCTCCGGCGGTGAGAAGAAGCGCAACGAGATCCTGCAGATGGCGGTGCTCGAGCCGAGGCTCGCCGTACTGGACGAAACCGATTCCGGTCTCGACATCGACGCGCTGCGCATCGTCGCCGGCGGAGTCAACGCCTTGCGCCGTCCCGATAACGCGACGCTGCTGGTGACCCACTACCAGCGGCTCCTCAACTACATCGTCCCTGACCAGGTGCACGTGCTCGCGGCCGGGCAGATCGTCAAGTCGGGTGGGAAGGAGCTGGCACTCGAACTCGAGGAACGCGGCTACGAATGGCTGATGCCCGAGGCTGCGTCGGCGTGA
- the sufD gene encoding Fe-S cluster assembly protein SufD has product MADARGCVGVTATASRIPFADLAAQLQATGPTDPCCGNAREEAFARFAAVGIPTSRDEEWRFTPVRHLGATEFGLPGDSPALSAQDIAPFLTSGGSLRIVVVDGRVDPALSHFSSAAGIRVASLAGAGAANTQGVITCAGDSATALATPFAALNAALWSDGAAIHIGPGVTVEAPIEIVHVATPAADVAVISPRTVIYAAAGASATVVESFAALTGAGYFTNAACEIVLGEGARLQHVRLQREDATATHIGITSVQQERGSHYRSFVLSQGARLSRHDLHARHHGEEVETLLYGLYLGRDEQLVDNHTAIFHDQPRCNSWEVYKGVLADRARGVFNGKVVVQPVAQRTDAKQTNRNLLLSDRAKIDTKPQLEIFADDVKCTHGATVGRLDESQRFYLRARGIAGREAQMLLVTAFVAEVFMEITDPMIRSAVERLVRAEINTLIG; this is encoded by the coding sequence ATGGCTGATGCCCGAGGCTGCGTCGGCGTGACCGCCACGGCGTCGCGTATCCCGTTTGCGGATCTTGCCGCGCAGCTCCAGGCGACCGGACCGACCGATCCGTGTTGCGGCAATGCACGCGAGGAGGCTTTTGCGCGGTTCGCGGCGGTCGGCATCCCGACCTCTCGCGACGAGGAGTGGCGCTTCACGCCGGTGCGGCATCTTGGCGCCACGGAGTTCGGGCTGCCGGGTGACTCGCCGGCGCTGAGCGCTCAGGACATTGCGCCGTTCCTCACGAGCGGTGGTTCGCTTCGAATTGTCGTCGTCGATGGCCGGGTTGATCCAGCGCTGTCGCACTTCTCAAGTGCCGCGGGGATTCGGGTCGCTTCGCTTGCCGGTGCAGGCGCCGCGAACACTCAGGGTGTCATCACCTGCGCCGGCGACAGCGCCACAGCGCTCGCCACGCCGTTCGCCGCCCTCAATGCGGCGCTCTGGAGTGATGGTGCGGCAATTCACATCGGACCGGGCGTCACCGTCGAGGCGCCAATCGAGATCGTCCATGTCGCGACCCCCGCCGCCGATGTCGCGGTGATCTCGCCGCGGACGGTGATCTATGCGGCAGCCGGCGCGTCGGCAACAGTGGTCGAATCGTTCGCGGCATTGACCGGCGCTGGCTATTTCACCAACGCGGCGTGCGAAATCGTTCTGGGCGAGGGTGCCCGGCTGCAGCACGTCCGGCTCCAGCGCGAGGATGCCACCGCGACGCACATCGGGATCACCAGCGTCCAGCAGGAGCGTGGGTCGCACTACCGGTCGTTCGTCCTGTCGCAGGGTGCCCGCCTGTCGCGCCACGACCTGCACGCCCGTCATCATGGCGAAGAGGTGGAGACGCTGCTCTACGGGCTCTATCTCGGACGGGACGAGCAGCTGGTCGACAACCATACCGCGATCTTTCACGACCAGCCGCGTTGCAATTCGTGGGAGGTCTACAAGGGCGTCCTCGCTGATCGGGCCCGCGGCGTCTTCAACGGCAAGGTCGTGGTGCAGCCGGTGGCGCAGCGGACGGACGCGAAGCAGACCAACCGGAATCTCCTCCTGTCGGACAGGGCAAAGATCGATACCAAGCCCCAGCTGGAGATCTTCGCTGACGACGTGAAGTGCACCCACGGCGCGACGGTGGGACGGCTCGATGAATCGCAGCGATTCTACCTCCGCGCACGCGGCATCGCCGGTCGCGAAGCGCAAATGCTGCTGGTCACGGCGTTCGTGGCCGAAGTGTTCATGGAAATCACCGATCCCATGATCCGTTCGGCCGTCGAACGCCTGGTTCGCGCCGAAATAAACACACTGATCGGTTGA
- a CDS encoding SufS family cysteine desulfurase, translating to MQSSRRAFDVAAIRRQFPILERLSRGKQLIYLDNAATSQKPDAVIAALDHYYRAGNSNIHRGVYQLSEEATLAWEAARQRAGHFIGAPSSDEIVFVRGTTEAINLVASSFVRPRATATSVVLVTAMEHHANIVPWQLAGASTKAIPISGDGVLDLEAAERMLAERPILLAVAHVSNAIGTVNPVAELCRMAARHGVPVLVDGAQAAPHFAIDVQALGCDFYCFSSHKVFGPTGIGVLWGRSELLDGMPPYQGGGDMIDEVTFERTTFAPVPRRFEAGTPHIAGAVGLDAALGWFEAIDRDAAVRYEETLRDHATNVLGTIPGVRLFGAGAEKAPIATFTLDGVHPHDLASLLDGDGICVRAGHHCTQPLHRALGVPATVRASFAIYNTTAEIDALGDSVIRARTIMGR from the coding sequence GTGCAGTCCTCACGACGCGCCTTCGATGTTGCGGCGATCCGTCGCCAGTTTCCGATCCTGGAGAGATTGTCGCGCGGCAAGCAGCTGATCTATCTCGACAACGCCGCGACAAGCCAGAAGCCCGATGCCGTGATCGCGGCGCTCGATCATTACTACCGTGCCGGGAACAGCAATATCCATCGCGGCGTCTATCAGCTGAGTGAGGAGGCGACGCTTGCGTGGGAGGCTGCGCGCCAGCGGGCAGGCCACTTCATCGGGGCGCCGAGCAGCGATGAAATTGTCTTCGTTCGTGGGACGACCGAAGCGATCAACCTGGTGGCGAGCTCGTTCGTCCGGCCCCGCGCGACCGCCACAAGCGTGGTGCTCGTGACGGCGATGGAGCATCACGCCAATATCGTCCCGTGGCAGCTCGCCGGCGCCAGCACGAAGGCGATTCCGATCTCGGGCGACGGCGTCCTCGACCTCGAGGCCGCGGAGCGAATGCTGGCGGAACGGCCGATCCTTCTTGCCGTCGCCCATGTCTCGAACGCGATCGGCACGGTCAACCCCGTCGCCGAACTCTGCCGGATGGCGGCGCGGCACGGTGTCCCGGTGCTCGTCGACGGCGCGCAGGCCGCGCCGCACTTTGCGATCGACGTCCAGGCACTGGGATGCGACTTCTACTGTTTTTCGAGCCACAAGGTGTTCGGCCCGACCGGGATCGGCGTACTGTGGGGGCGGAGCGAACTTCTCGATGGAATGCCGCCGTATCAGGGCGGCGGCGACATGATCGATGAGGTCACCTTCGAGCGGACCACCTTTGCGCCGGTGCCGCGCCGGTTCGAGGCGGGCACTCCGCACATCGCCGGAGCGGTCGGGCTCGACGCGGCGCTCGGATGGTTTGAGGCGATTGATCGAGATGCGGCGGTTCGCTACGAGGAAACGCTTCGCGATCACGCCACGAACGTCCTGGGGACAATTCCCGGCGTACGGCTCTTCGGCGCTGGCGCCGAAAAGGCGCCAATTGCCACCTTCACCCTCGACGGGGTTCATCCGCACGATCTCGCCTCGCTCCTCGACGGCGACGGAATCTGCGTTCGTGCCGGACATCACTGCACGCAGCCGCTGCACCGCGCTCTCGGCGTCCCCGCCACCGTCCGGGCGTCGTTTGCCATCTACAACACCACCGCCGAGATCGACGCGCTGGGCGACAGCGTGATCCGGGCTCGAACGATCATGGGCCGATGA
- a CDS encoding SUF system NifU family Fe-S cluster assembly protein — protein MSSLAELYQSVIVEHDRSPRNFRALVAPSHHAEGRNPLCGDEVAVDLRVGDNGAIEEIGFQGQGCAISRASASMMTAALQGKTVAEARDLFDRFHALVTGGSADDVGKLAVFRGVAEYPMRVKCATLAWHAMIAALDTGAK, from the coding sequence ATGAGTTCCCTCGCCGAGCTCTATCAGAGCGTGATCGTCGAGCATGACCGGAGTCCGCGGAACTTCCGGGCACTGGTTGCACCATCGCATCACGCCGAGGGACGCAACCCGCTCTGCGGCGACGAGGTGGCCGTCGATCTGCGGGTGGGTGACAATGGTGCGATCGAAGAGATCGGGTTCCAAGGCCAAGGCTGCGCGATTTCCCGGGCATCCGCGTCGATGATGACGGCCGCATTGCAGGGGAAAACGGTCGCCGAGGCGCGGGATTTGTTCGACCGGTTTCACGCATTGGTCACCGGAGGAAGTGCGGACGACGTAGGAAAACTCGCCGTCTTCCGCGGCGTTGCCGAGTACCCGATGCGGGTGAAGTGTGCGACGCTGGCGTGGCACGCGATGATAGCTGCGCTCGATACGGGCGCGAAATAA
- a CDS encoding BrxA/BrxB family bacilliredoxin — MPYSEMMVKPMREEVTRLGVEELRSVADVDAALASGDGTALVFVNSVCGCAAGMARPALARALEHGTRPAHLYTVFAGQDLDATARARSYFGEYQPSSPSLALLKDGEVVAFVHRHQIEGRHPDQIASMLTQAFDAHCA, encoded by the coding sequence ATGCCGTATTCAGAAATGATGGTCAAGCCGATGCGCGAAGAGGTCACCCGGCTGGGTGTCGAGGAGCTTCGTTCGGTCGCCGATGTCGACGCCGCCCTGGCAAGCGGGGATGGGACCGCACTGGTCTTCGTGAACTCCGTCTGCGGCTGTGCGGCGGGGATGGCACGTCCGGCGCTCGCCCGGGCGCTGGAGCACGGTACCCGCCCGGCGCACCTGTACACCGTGTTTGCCGGCCAGGATCTCGACGCCACGGCGCGGGCCCGCTCGTATTTCGGCGAGTACCAGCCGTCGTCCCCGTCGCTGGCGCTGCTCAAGGACGGCGAAGTCGTCGCGTTCGTGCACCGGCACCAGATCGAGGGGCGTCATCCCGACCAGATCGCGTCGATGCTGACGCAGGCGTTCGACGCCCACTGCGCGTGA
- a CDS encoding ATP-binding cassette domain-containing protein, with amino-acid sequence MATAAVRVDHVTKRFSGHTAVRNLSFDVPTGGIFGLLGPNGAGKSTTIRMMMDIIEPDEGKITVLGSTSSSRDLSAHVGYLPEERGLYKDMRVQEHLAFLAEVKGVRRSDAMRLAAKWLNRLGLGDWSMKKVEDLSKGMQQKVQFAGTLIHDPDLVILDEPFSGLDPVNLQVMKDIVVEFARGGKTVIFSTHIMEQAERMCERIVIIARGEKVVDGAVSEVKAGFGFRNVALRYSSDAAKAVPVLADRSLVARADEYGNAAEVELAPGTDPQRLLHALVQSGVGLGRFEVVEPSLEAIFIAKVGDGAAVVPARAEAA; translated from the coding sequence ATGGCCACCGCTGCGGTGCGCGTCGATCATGTGACCAAGCGATTCTCAGGTCACACCGCCGTCCGGAATCTCTCGTTCGACGTCCCGACGGGGGGAATCTTCGGCCTGCTCGGTCCGAATGGGGCTGGCAAATCGACGACGATCAGGATGATGATGGACATCATCGAACCGGATGAGGGGAAGATCACCGTGCTGGGATCGACCAGCTCGTCGCGTGACCTCTCGGCACACGTCGGCTACCTCCCTGAAGAGCGAGGCCTGTACAAGGACATGCGGGTCCAGGAGCACCTCGCCTTTCTCGCCGAGGTGAAGGGGGTCCGTCGATCGGACGCCATGAGATTGGCTGCCAAGTGGTTGAATCGTCTGGGGTTGGGTGATTGGTCGATGAAGAAGGTCGAGGATCTTTCCAAGGGGATGCAGCAGAAGGTGCAGTTCGCCGGGACGCTGATCCACGATCCTGACCTGGTCATCCTCGACGAACCGTTTTCGGGGCTCGATCCGGTCAACCTGCAGGTCATGAAGGACATCGTGGTCGAGTTCGCCCGCGGCGGAAAGACGGTGATTTTCTCGACCCACATCATGGAGCAGGCCGAGCGGATGTGTGAGCGGATCGTGATCATCGCCCGCGGCGAGAAGGTGGTCGATGGCGCGGTGAGCGAGGTCAAGGCGGGCTTCGGCTTCCGCAACGTTGCCCTGCGTTATTCGTCGGACGCCGCGAAGGCGGTTCCGGTGCTCGCCGACCGGAGTCTCGTCGCGCGGGCCGACGAGTATGGCAATGCGGCCGAGGTCGAGCTGGCGCCGGGCACCGATCCGCAGCGCCTCCTGCACGCACTGGTGCAAAGCGGTGTCGGACTGGGGCGATTTGAGGTCGTCGAACCGTCGCTCGAGGCGATCTTCATCGCCAAAGTCGGCGATGGTGCCGCCGTGGTCCCGGCCAGGGCGGAGGCCGCATGA